Below is a genomic region from Fusobacterium nucleatum.
ACTTCCTCTTTTTTTATCTCATCTAAAAGTTTTTTTTCTAATTTTGTTAATTCTCTATTTTTAATTAATTCTTTTCTTCTTAAATAAGTCCTTCTTAAGCTTTCTTTTAAACGCCACTCATCTATGTTTTTATGATTACCTGATAATAAAACTTCTGGCACTTTTAAACCTTTATATTCTGCTGGTCTTGTATAATGTGGGTAATCTAAAAGCCCATTATAAAAAGAATCATTTTCATAAGATTCTTTTTTTATAACATCAGGAAGTAGCCTTATTATAGTATCAGAAATAGCCATAGCAGGTATTTCTCCACCTGTTAAAACAAAATCTCCTATTGATAATTCCATATCAACTTTATTTTCTACTACTCTTTCATCTATTCCTTCATAGTGTCCTGCAATTATAGTTAATTCTTCCTCTTTTACAAGCTCTTTTGCTATTTCTTGATTAAAAGTTTTTCCCTGTGGTGAAGTATAAATAACCTTTCCTGAAACATTTTTTAAAGCTAAAAATAAAGGTTCTGGTTTCATAACCATCCCATTTCCACCACCAAAAGGCATATCATCAGCTTGTTTATGTTTATCAAAACAGTAATCCCTTATATCAATAATATTTACTTCAACTGCTCCAAATTTTATTGCTCTTGCAACTATGCTTTCACTTAAAAAGCCATCAAACATCTTTGGAAATAATGTTAAAATATTTATTTTCATTTTTTTACCTTGGATTCTTTCATACCTTCAATAGTATCAACCAACATTTTTCTATTTTCAAAATCAATATTTTTAATAAAAACATCTACATCAGGTATCATAGTTTCAAATTCTTCACTTTCTATAACATAAATATCATGTGCAGCAGTATCCATAATCTCAGTTATCTCTCCTAGATGCTCATCACCTTTTACATCATAGACTTTAAAACCTATCATATCACTTATAAGATATTCATCTTCACCAATACCAACAATATCTCTTCTAACTTTTATATTGGCATTTCTAATTTCAATAGTATCTTGTTTATTTTTTATTTCCTCAAAAGAAAAAATCCATTTATTTGCAACAAGATGTTCTATCTTTTTAATTGTTAATAATTTTTGTTGAGAATCTGCTAATTCTAAAATTACCTTATTTCCAACTAAGACTTCAATATTATCTAAATCAGAAATAACTTTTACTTCTCCTTTTAAATTATGAGAACCTAATACTTTTCCTACAATTAAAAGTTTCATACTAGCTCCTAATCTAAAAATTCAACATTTACATTAAGTTTATCTTTTACTCCTGCTGCCTGCATAACTCCTCTTATAGCATTAGCTGTAAGTCCATTTTTACCTATTATTTTTCCCATTTCTCCTTTTGCAACACTTACTTTAAATGTTACACTTGAATCCAAAACTTCATAAGTTACATTAACCTTATCTTTTGTTTCAACCAATTCTTTGATAATGTAATTCAATAAACTTTCTAAATTTTCCACTTTTTCCTCCATTATAGAGTACCTTTCCAAGCACTCTCTTCAATTATTTTTAAATCTACCCATTTTTTACCTAAATCTACCAATACATCTCTCATAAAATCTTTAAAATCATCTGTTGATATAACACTTATTATCCCTTTTATTGGGTCGAGAGTTCTTACAACCCCTGCTCCTTCATAGGCTTCAACAATTTTATTTATGAAATCTATATCTTCTCTTTTACTTTGTATTAAAAACTCATAGCTTTTTTTCATTAAGTACCTCATCTACCTTCAAAAATTTTTATAAGTTTAATAAATTTATCTATGGAAATATTTTCTGCTCTTTCATTTTCAGATACTTCAATTTGATTTAAGATTTCCTTTATCTTATCCTTTGAATATCCTAATGTTGCCAAATTATTTACAATGTTTTTTCTTTTATTTGAAAAAGCAGCTTTTACATATTTAAAGAATAAATCTTCTGAAATCTTATTCTTATATCTATCATCTTTGTAGAATTTTATTGAAATAAAAGCAGAATCTACATTAGGTATAGGATTAAAAAATTCTCTTGGAATAGTAAATAAATACTCTGATTCTCCATAGTATTCCACTGCCAATGTTAAAATTCCTCTTTCTTTACCTGATTTAGCACAAATTCTTTCTCCAACTTCTTTTTGTACCATTATATAGGCTTCATCTATTAAATCTTTATTCTCTATAATTTTATTAATGATGGGGGATGTTATATAGTAAGGTATGTTTGCAACAACCTTAGTACCTTGATTTATATATCTTCGTAAATCTACTTCTAACACATCTCCCATTACAAGTGTATAGTTTTCTTTTGAAGAAAATTTCTTTCTTAAAGTATTTTCTAAATCTTTATCTATTTCAACACAGCTTACTTTTTTAACTCTTTCAACTAAAAGTGAAGTTAAAGCTCCTTGTCCTGGTCCTATCTCTAAGATTTCGTCATTTTCATTAATATTTGAAACTTCAATTATTTTATTTAAAATCTCATCTTTATTGTTTAAAAAATTCTGCCCATACTTTTTTTTATGTTTAAATTCCATTTCTAACTCCTATTCAGGAATAACAACAGCTATATATGGTAAATTTCTATATTTTTGGTCATAATCAAGTCCATAACCAATTACAAACTTATCTGGAACATCAAAACCTATATAATCAACTTTAACATCTACTTTTCTTCTTTCAGGCTTATTTAACAATGTACAAGTTCTAAGGCTTTTAACTCCTTTTCCTTCTTTAAAATATTTAATTACATGTTCTAATGTCAATCCTGTATCTATTATATCTTCAATTATTAAAACATGTTTTCCTCTTAAATCTAAATCAGTGTCTTTTAAAATTTTTACATCTCCGCTGCTAACTGTTTCACTTCCATAACTAGAAACTGACATAAAATCTATTATTACTGGTATATTTATTTCTTTCACTAAATCACTTAAAAAGATTACAGAACCCTTTAACAGTCCGACACAATAAACTTCTTCTCCTGCATAATCTTTTTCAATTTCTCTTGCTAACTCTTTTATCCTCTTTTCTACTGCTTCTTTATCAATTAAATTTTCAATTCTGTATTTCATTGAAAATCCTCCCCTAAGTTTAATATGTATTAATAGATTTTAACATTTAAAATAAATTTTATCAAGATAAAAAACTACACTCAAACCTTTTGTTAAGATTGTGAGTGCAGTTAAAAATTTTAGCTTTTTATAGAATTTTTATACTCTTTTACTTTTTCTTCAATAACATTATTTATTTCTTTAAAATCTTCATAAGACATTTTATATCCAAATGAGTATGTATTAAAATATGTTTTTATTTTCATACTTCTTTTCATATCAAAATTAAAGTTTCTTTTATGAAATCCTAGAAAGTATTCTTGATAGTATATTTTTAAAATTTTATCATAAAATATTTCTTTTTCATAAGTTATTTTTTTATTTTTCTTTAATCTTCTTACTATAAGGCTTTCATTTTTTAAGGTTATAGTTTCTATACTACCTATATTTTTCATAGCTATATAGTTTCCAATACTTAAAAAAGTAAAAAAAAATTAAATGAAATATAATAGATTGAATTGATATTTTTGAAATAGTTAATGATATTACTGTAATTAATGGAATTATATAAACTCCAATAAATATACTATTATTTTTAAAAATAATTTCTGTTTTTTCTTCTGTAATTTTAATTTCCATATTTTATATTCCTTATATTTTTTATATCATTCCAACTAATATAGATAGCTTAAATTTTGAATACTGTTTATATCTCTTGTTATTATATCAAAAGTGAATTTATATTTATCTAGCTGTCCATAGATTTCTCTTTTTTTCTATTATATCATAATTTTTAAATATCAATTAATGTACATTATTTCTTTTTAAGTCTTGTTTTTATAATGTTTTTTATGATAAAATATAATGTAAAAAAATTAGTTTTTAATTAACAATGTAAGGAAATGAGAGGAGAAAACAATGAAAGATATTAGTTTTTTAAAAGAAAAAGCTAAAGAGATTAGAAAGTCTATTGTTTCTATGATTACAGAAGCAAAATCAGGACATCCAGGTGGTTCTTTATCTGCAACTGATATTTTAACTGCACTTTATTTTTCAGAAATGAATGTAGACCCAGCTAATCCAAAAATGGAAGGAAGGGATAGATTTGTTCTTTCAAAAGGACATGCAGCACCTGCTATATATGCAACTTTAGCTGAAAAAGGATATTTTTCAAAAGATGAATTAATGACACTAAGAAAATTTGGAAGCAGACTTCAAGGACATCCTGATATGAAAAAGCTTTCAGGAATTGAAATTTCAACTGGTTCTCTTGGACAAGGTTTATCAGTTGCAAATGGTATGGCTTTAAATGCAAAAATATTTGATGAAAATTATAGAACTTATGTTGTTTTAGGTGATGGGGAAATACAAGAAGGACAAATTTGGGAAGCTGCTATGACTGCTGCTCATTATAAACTTGATAACCTTTGTGCTTTTCTTGATAGTAATAATTTACAAATTGATGGAAATGTTACTGAAATAAAAGGTGTTGAGCCATTAGATAAAAAATGGGAAGCTTTTGGATGGAATGTTATAAAAATAGATGGGCATAATTTTGAACAAATTCTTTCTGCTTTAGATAAAGCAAAAGAATGCAAAGGTAAACCAACTATGATTATTGCAAAAACTATAAAAGGTAAAGGAGTATCTTTTATGGAAAATGTTTGTGGTTTCCATGGAGTTGCACCTACAGCTGAAGAATTAGAAAGAGCATTAGCTGAATTAGCTTAAACTAAAATTTTAGGAGGATATATTATGAGTAAGAAGTCTACAAGACAAGCTTATGGAGAAGCCTTAGTAGAACTTGGGAAAATAAATAATGATATAGTTGTATTGGATGCTGATTTAAGTAAATCTACAAAAACAGATCTATTTAAAAAAGAATTTCCAAAAAGACATTTGAATATAGGAATTGCAGAAGCAGATTTAATGGGAACAGCTGCTGGTTTTGCGACTTGTGGAAAAATTCCATTTGCTTCAACTTTTGCAATGTTTGCTGCTGGAAGAGCTTTTGAACAAATTAGAAATACAATAGCTTATCCAAAATTAAATGTAAAAATTGCTCCATCTCATGCTGGTATTTCAGTAGGAGAAGATGGAGGGTCACACCAATCAATAGAAGATATAGCTCTTATGAGAGCAATTCCAGGAATGGTTGTTCTATGCCCTTGTGACGCAGTTGAAACTAAAAAAATGGTTTTTGCTGCTGCTGAATACAATGGACCAGTTTATTTAAGACTTGGAAGATTAGATGTTGAGACTGTATTAGATGATAACTATGATTTTCAAATTGGTATAGCTAACATTTTAAGAGATGGTAGTGATGTTACAATAGTTTCAACAGGACTTTTAACACAAGAAGCATTGAAAGCTGCTGAAGAGTTAGCAAAAGAAAATATTTCTGTTAGAGTTGTAAATTGTGGAACTATTAAACCATTAGATGGAGAAACAATTTTAAAAGCTGCTCAGGAAACTAAATTTATAATAACTGCTGAAGAACATTCAGTTATTGGTGGATTAGGTTCTGCTGTTTCTGAATTTTTATCAGAAACTCATCCTACATTAGTTAAAAAATTAGGTGTTTATGATAAGTTTGGACAAAGTGGAAAAGGTGCAGAAATGTTAGAAAAATATGAACTAACTGCTGCAAAATTAATTTCTATGGTTAAAGAAAACTTAAAATAATTTATATGTTAAAAAAGAAACTATCAATCTGATAGTTTCTTTTTGTTTATTATAATTATTTTGTGATATTACAACCCCAACCATCATAATATCCATTCAAAGGTTCAGCAATTTCTATAAGTTCCCATACAATTTGATTTACATGACTGTATATAGCATTATCCATTCTAGAAATATTAAGTTGATAAGGATAATTTTTTTCATCATCTAATTTTTTACTTGAAAGAATTTTATAGCCTAATTCTTCAAGTTTTTTAATAGCAATATTTATGTTTTCTTCTGAAGAAAAATAAAGCCAGTGATCTATTTCACGCTCTTTTTCTAAATTATCCCCTTGATTTGTTAAATTTTCTATAACAGTTCTGTTCATTATAGCTTGGTAAGAGTATACATCTGGGTAAAGGAAATTAAAGTAAAAATCCCATTCTTTATCTTCATCTATATAAGATTTCCATTGATAATCTGGAAATTTTTTAAATGCTTCTTTACAAAGTTCTTCGCTTTTTTCAGGATTTTTAGTAAAAACATAAAGTTCTAATCTTCCTTGTGTTTTCACAGTTCCTGCAAATATATCTTCCAAACTTTCTAATCTATCTATAACTTCATCTTCAATATCACATAGCATTGGATATTCCTCGTTAGATGAAAGTCCATCTTCAGTAGAATTCTTCATTTTTATAAAAATACTAATTCTGTGCTTGTAATCTTCAACAGGTGCAATATTAGATAAAGCTAAGTTAAGACGTATAGAAGCAGGTTTATCATCTACACGACACATATAAAAATTCCAGTTTTGTTTAATTTCATTAAAATTTTGTTTCAATGTTTTCACTTCCTTTTCGAAATATTTAATTTTTCTATTAATCTATTTATAAATTTCTTTACATTTTACATATTATAATATTTTTTTATTTACTTCAAGATATTTAATTATTTTAGAAATTGTGGTAAAATACAAAATAAAAGATTTGAGGGACTATTATGAATTTATTTCAAAAAAATTATAAAAATGTTGAACCTCTTGCATATAAATTACGACCAAAAAGTTTAGATGACTTCGTAGGACAGGAAAAACTTTTAGGAAAAGATGGAGTAATTACAAGATTAATTTTAAATTCTACTCTATCTAATTCTATTTTTTATGGACCTCCTGGTTGTGGAAAAAGCAGTTTAGGAGAAATTATTTCCAATACTTTGGATTGTAATTTTGAAAAATTAAATGCTACCACTGCAAGTGTTTCAGATATAAGAAATGTAGTTGAAACAGCTAGAAGAAATATAGAACTTTACAATAAAAGAACTATATTATTTTTAGATGAAATTCATAGATTTAATAAAAATCAACAAGATGCCCTACTTTCTTATACAGAAGATGGAACACTTACTCTTATAGGGGCAACAACAGAAAATCCTTATTACAATATAAATAATGCCTTACTTTCAAGAGTTATGGTTTTTGAGTTTAAAGCTCTTACTAACAAAGATATTTTAAAATTGATTGATAAAGGACTAAATTTTTTAAATATAAGTATGAGTGATAAAATAAAAGAAATAATTATTGATATATCACAAGGAGATTCAAGAATAGCCTTAAATTATGTTGAGATGTACAATAATATACATTCTCAAATGAGTGAAGATGAAATTTTTTCTATTTTTAAAGAAAGACAAGTTTCTTTTGACAAAAAGCAGGATAAATATGATATGATTTCAGCCTTTATAAAATCTATTAGGGGAAGTGACCCTGATGCAGCAGTATATTGGCTTGCTAGACTTTTAGATGGTGGAGAAGATCCAAAATATATGGCAAGAAGATTGTTTATTGAGGCAAGTGAAGATATAGGAATGGCAAATCCAGAGGCACTTTTAGTTGCAAATGCTGCTATGACTGCCTGCGAAAAAATAGGTATGCCAGAAGTTAGAATAATATTGGCTCATGCTACTATATATCTTGCAATTTCTTCTAAATCAAATTCAGTTTATGAAGCAATAGATGGTGCTTTAGCTGATATCAAAAAAGGGGAACTACAAGAAGTTCCAATGAATATTTGTCATGATAATGTAGGGTATAAATATCCTCATAACTACACTGATAATTTCATTAAACAAAAATATATGAATAAAAAGAAAAAATATTATAAACCTGGTAATAATAAAAATGAAAAATTGATAGCAGAAAAATTAGCTAAATTATGGGATGAATAGGAGGGAGAAATATGGAATTAATAAGAAAACCAAAAGGAACAAAAGATATAATTGGTGAAGATGCAGTAAAATACACTTATATTTCAAATGTAACTCAAAAGATGTTTGAAAATTATGGTTATAAATTTGCCAAAACTCCAATTTTTGAAGAAACAGAATTATTTAAAAGAGGTATTGGAGAAGCAACAGATGTTGTTGAAAAAGAAATGTACACTTTTAAAGATAAGGGAGATAGATCTATAACTCTAAGACCTGAGAATACTGCTTCAATGGTTAGATGTTATCTTGAAAACTCTATCTATGCCAAAGAAGATATTAGTAGATTTTACTATAATGGCTCTATGTTTAGATATGAAAGACCACAAGCTGGTAGGCAAAGAGAATTTAATCAAATAGGAGTAGAGGTCTTTGGAGAAAAGTCTCCTATACTTGATGCTGAAGTTATTGCTATGGGTTACAATTTGCTTACTAAATTAGGCATTACTGATTTGGAAGTTAAAATAAATTCAGTAGGTTCTAAAGGTTCTCGTACTATTTACAGAGAAAAGTTAGTGGAACACTTTAAATCTCACTTAGATGATATGTGTGAAGATTGTAGAGATAGAATTAATAGAAACCCTTTAAGACTTTTAGATTGTAAAGTTGATGGTGAAAAAGATTTCTACAAATCTGCTCCAAGTATTATAGATTATCTTTTTGAAGATGAAAGAAAACACTATGAAGAAGTTAAAAAATACCTAACAATTTTTGGAATAAAATTTACAGAAGATCCAACTCTTGTTAGAGGACTTGATTATTATTCAAGTACAGTTTTTGAAATTGTAACTAATAAACTTGGTTCTCAAGGAACAGTTTTAGGTGGTGGAAGATATGATAATCTTCTAAAAGAATTAGGAGATAAAGATATTCCTGCTTTTGGTTTTGCTGCTGGAGTTGAAAGGATGATGATGCTTGTTGATGAATATCCTAAAGACATTCCAGATGTATATATTGCTTGGCTTGGAGATTCTACAGTTGAAACTGCTATGAAGATTGCAGAAGATTTAAGAAAAAATGATATAAAAGTTTATGTAGATTATTCTTCTAAGGGAATGAAATCACATATGAAAAAAGCTGATAAATTAGAAACAAGATATTGTGTTATCCTTGGAGAAGATGAACTTAATAAAGGTATAGTTTTGTTAAAAGATTTTTCTACAAGAGAACAAAAAGAAGTAAAGATTCAAGAAATTATAAATTATATTAAATAGAGGGAGTGTTTTTAAAAAATGGTATATAGAACACATAATTTAGGGGAACTAAGATCAAAAAATATTGGAGAAGTTGTAACTCTATCTGGTTGGGTAGATACAAAAAGAAATGTAAGTACAAGTCTTACATTTATTGATTTAAGAGATAGAGAAGGTAAAACTCAAATAGTTTTTAATAATGAACTTTTATCTGAAAAAGTTTTAGAAGAAGTACAAAAATTAAAGTCAGAATCTGTCATTAAAGTAATAGGTGAAGTAAAGGAAAGGTCAAATAAAAATCCTAATATTCCAACAGGAGAAATAGAAATTTTTGCAAAAGAAATTGAAATTTTAAATGCTTGTGATACTTTACCTTTTCAAATTTCTGGTGTAGATGATAATTTAAGCGAAAATATGAGATTGACATATAGATATCTTGATATTAGAAGAAACAAGATGTTGAATAACTTAAAAATGCGTCATAGAATGATAATGTCTATTAGAAATTATATGGATAAGGCAGGTTTCTTAGATGTTGATACTCCTGTACTTACAAAATCTACTCCTGAAGGAGCAAGAGATTTCTTAGTTCCTAGTAGAACAAACCCAGGAACATTCTATGCTTTACCTCAATCTCCACAACTTTTTAAACAACTTTTAATGATAGGTGGAGTTGAAAAATATTTTCAAATTGCTAAATGTTTTAGAGATGAGGATTTAAGAGCAGATAGACAACCTGAATTTACACAACTTGATATTGAAATGTCTTTTGTAGAAAAAGAAGATGTTATGAATGAAATAGAAGGTTTAGCAAAATATGTATTTAAAAATGTAACTGGTGAAGAAGCTGATTATACTTTCCAAAGAATGCCTTATGCAGAGGCTATGGATAGATTTGGTTCTGATAAACCAGATTTAAGATTTGGAGTTGAATTAAAAGATTTATCTGATATAGTTAAAAATTCATCATTTAATGCTTTTAGTTCTACTGTCCAAAATGGTGGACTTGTTAAAGCAGTTGTTGCACCTAATGCAAATGAAAAGTTTTCAAGAAAAGTTATTTCTGAATATGAAGAATATGTTAAAACATATTTTGGAGCAAAAGGACTTGCCTATATAAAACTTACTGCTGATGGAATAACTTCTCCTATTGCTAAATTTTTAAGTGAAGATGAAATGAAAGCAATAATTGAAAAAACAGAAGCTAAAACAGGAGATGTAATTTTTATAGTTGCTGATAAGAAAAAAGTTGTTCATTCTGCACTTGGAGCATTGAGATTGAGAATAGGTAAAGACTTAGAATTGATTAATAAGGATGATTTTAAATTCTTATGGGTTGTTGATTTCCCAATGTTTGATTATGATGAGGAAGAACAAAGATACAAAGCAGAACATCACCCATTTACTTCTATAAAGGCTGAAGATTTGGATAAATTCTTAGCTGGGCAAACAGAAGATATCAGAACTAATACTTATGACTTAGTATTAAATGGTTCTGAAATAGGTGGAGGTTCTATAAGAATATTTAATCCACAAATTCAATCTATGGTATTTGATAGATTAGGACTTTCTCAAGAAGAAGCAAAAGCTAAATTTGGGTTCTTCTTAGATGCTTTTAAATATGGAGCACCTCCTCATGGTGGATTGGCATTTGGTATAGATAGATGGCTTATGGTTATGTTAAAAGAAGAATCTATAAGAGATGTAATTCCTTTCCCTAAAACAAATAAAGGACAATGTTTAATGACAGAAGCTCCTAACACTGTTGATGATAAACAATTGGAAGAATTATTTATAAAGTCTACTTACGAAAAATAAAAGTTAATAAAAAAATGATTTAAAAAAGGTCAATTTAATCTTATAAATTGACTTTTTTTATTATTTATGTTATGTTAAGTCATAGAAACAATAATAATAACATAAAAAGGAAGGCGAAAGTTTATGAAGAAGAAATTTTTTTGGCTTGTATTATCTTTAATGACATTGTTTTTAGTTGCTTGTGGTGGAGAAAAGAAAGAAGAAACTACTGATTCTGCTAATACTAACACAGAAATAAGTGGAAAGATTGTTATCTATACTTCTATGTATGAAGATATAATAGATAATGTTAGTGAAAAGTTAAAAAAAGAATTTCCAAATTTGGAAGTTGAATTTTTCCAAGGTGGAACAGGAACTTTACAATCTAAAATTATAGCTGAATTGCAAGCTAATAAATTAGGTTGTGACATGTTAATGGTTGCAGAACCATCTTATTCATTAGAATTAAAAGAAAAAGGAATATTACATGCATATCTTTCTAAAAATGCTGAAAACTTAGCATTAGATTATGATAAAGAAGGATATTGGTATCCAGTTCGTCTATTAAATATGGTTTTAGCATACAATCCTGATAAATATAAAAAAGAAGACTTAGCTCTTACATTTGAAGATTTTGCTAAAAGAGAAGATTTAGCTGGAAAAATTTCAATTCCTGATCCATTAAAATCTGGAACTGCTTTAGCAGCTGTTTCTGCATTGAGTGATAAATATGGAGAAGAATATTTCCAAAACTTAGCTAATTTGAAGGTTGTTGTCGAATCTGGTTCAGTAGCTGTTACTAAATTAGAAACAGGAGAAGCTGCTGAAATTATGATACTTGAAGAATCTATTTTA
It encodes:
- a CDS encoding KH domain-containing protein, encoding MENLESLLNYIIKELVETKDKVNVTYEVLDSSVTFKVSVAKGEMGKIIGKNGLTANAIRGVMQAAGVKDKLNVNVEFLD
- the hpt gene encoding hypoxanthine phosphoribosyltransferase → MKYRIENLIDKEAVEKRIKELAREIEKDYAGEEVYCVGLLKGSVIFLSDLVKEINIPVIIDFMSVSSYGSETVSSGDVKILKDTDLDLRGKHVLIIEDIIDTGLTLEHVIKYFKEGKGVKSLRTCTLLNKPERRKVDVKVDYIGFDVPDKFVIGYGLDYDQKYRNLPYIAVVIPE
- the hisS gene encoding histidine--tRNA ligase, translating into MELIRKPKGTKDIIGEDAVKYTYISNVTQKMFENYGYKFAKTPIFEETELFKRGIGEATDVVEKEMYTFKDKGDRSITLRPENTASMVRCYLENSIYAKEDISRFYYNGSMFRYERPQAGRQREFNQIGVEVFGEKSPILDAEVIAMGYNLLTKLGITDLEVKINSVGSKGSRTIYREKLVEHFKSHLDDMCEDCRDRINRNPLRLLDCKVDGEKDFYKSAPSIIDYLFEDERKHYEEVKKYLTIFGIKFTEDPTLVRGLDYYSSTVFEIVTNKLGSQGTVLGGGRYDNLLKELGDKDIPAFGFAAGVERMMMLVDEYPKDIPDVYIAWLGDSTVETAMKIAEDLRKNDIKVYVDYSSKGMKSHMKKADKLETRYCVILGEDELNKGIVLLKDFSTREQKEVKIQEIINYIK
- the aspS gene encoding aspartate--tRNA ligase, producing MVYRTHNLGELRSKNIGEVVTLSGWVDTKRNVSTSLTFIDLRDREGKTQIVFNNELLSEKVLEEVQKLKSESVIKVIGEVKERSNKNPNIPTGEIEIFAKEIEILNACDTLPFQISGVDDNLSENMRLTYRYLDIRRNKMLNNLKMRHRMIMSIRNYMDKAGFLDVDTPVLTKSTPEGARDFLVPSRTNPGTFYALPQSPQLFKQLLMIGGVEKYFQIAKCFRDEDLRADRQPEFTQLDIEMSFVEKEDVMNEIEGLAKYVFKNVTGEEADYTFQRMPYAEAMDRFGSDKPDLRFGVELKDLSDIVKNSSFNAFSSTVQNGGLVKAVVAPNANEKFSRKVISEYEEYVKTYFGAKGLAYIKLTADGITSPIAKFLSEDEMKAIIEKTEAKTGDVIFIVADKKKVVHSALGALRLRIGKDLELINKDDFKFLWVVDFPMFDYDEEEQRYKAEHHPFTSIKAEDLDKFLAGQTEDIRTNTYDLVLNGSEIGGGSIRIFNPQIQSMVFDRLGLSQEEAKAKFGFFLDAFKYGAPPHGGLAFGIDRWLMVMLKEESIRDVIPFPKTNKGQCLMTEAPNTVDDKQLEELFIKSTYEK
- the trmD gene encoding tRNA (guanosine(37)-N1)-methyltransferase TrmD — encoded protein: MKINILTLFPKMFDGFLSESIVARAIKFGAVEVNIIDIRDYCFDKHKQADDMPFGGGNGMVMKPEPLFLALKNVSGKVIYTSPQGKTFNQEIAKELVKEEELTIIAGHYEGIDERVVENKVDMELSIGDFVLTGGEIPAMAISDTIIRLLPDVIKKESYENDSFYNGLLDYPHYTRPAEYKGLKVPEVLLSGNHKNIDEWRLKESLRRTYLRRKELIKNRELTKLEKKLLDEIKKEEV
- a CDS encoding transketolase produces the protein MKDISFLKEKAKEIRKSIVSMITEAKSGHPGGSLSATDILTALYFSEMNVDPANPKMEGRDRFVLSKGHAAPAIYATLAEKGYFSKDELMTLRKFGSRLQGHPDMKKLSGIEISTGSLGQGLSVANGMALNAKIFDENYRTYVVLGDGEIQEGQIWEAAMTAAHYKLDNLCAFLDSNNLQIDGNVTEIKGVEPLDKKWEAFGWNVIKIDGHNFEQILSALDKAKECKGKPTMIIAKTIKGKGVSFMENVCGFHGVAPTAEELERALAELA
- a CDS encoding DUF4911 domain-containing protein: MKKSYEFLIQSKREDIDFINKIVEAYEGAGVVRTLDPIKGIISVISTDDFKDFMRDVLVDLGKKWVDLKIIEESAWKGTL
- a CDS encoding replication-associated recombination protein A, coding for MNLFQKNYKNVEPLAYKLRPKSLDDFVGQEKLLGKDGVITRLILNSTLSNSIFYGPPGCGKSSLGEIISNTLDCNFEKLNATTASVSDIRNVVETARRNIELYNKRTILFLDEIHRFNKNQQDALLSYTEDGTLTLIGATTENPYYNINNALLSRVMVFEFKALTNKDILKLIDKGLNFLNISMSDKIKEIIIDISQGDSRIALNYVEMYNNIHSQMSEDEIFSIFKERQVSFDKKQDKYDMISAFIKSIRGSDPDAAVYWLARLLDGGEDPKYMARRLFIEASEDIGMANPEALLVANAAMTACEKIGMPEVRIILAHATIYLAISSKSNSVYEAIDGALADIKKGELQEVPMNICHDNVGYKYPHNYTDNFIKQKYMNKKKKYYKPGNNKNEKLIAEKLAKLWDE
- the rsmA gene encoding 16S rRNA (adenine(1518)-N(6)/adenine(1519)-N(6))-dimethyltransferase RsmA, whose amino-acid sequence is MEFKHKKKYGQNFLNNKDEILNKIIEVSNINENDEILEIGPGQGALTSLLVERVKKVSCVEIDKDLENTLRKKFSSKENYTLVMGDVLEVDLRRYINQGTKVVANIPYYITSPIINKIIENKDLIDEAYIMVQKEVGERICAKSGKERGILTLAVEYYGESEYLFTIPREFFNPIPNVDSAFISIKFYKDDRYKNKISEDLFFKYVKAAFSNKRKNIVNNLATLGYSKDKIKEILNQIEVSENERAENISIDKFIKLIKIFEGR
- a CDS encoding transketolase family protein; its protein translation is MSKKSTRQAYGEALVELGKINNDIVVLDADLSKSTKTDLFKKEFPKRHLNIGIAEADLMGTAAGFATCGKIPFASTFAMFAAGRAFEQIRNTIAYPKLNVKIAPSHAGISVGEDGGSHQSIEDIALMRAIPGMVVLCPCDAVETKKMVFAAAEYNGPVYLRLGRLDVETVLDDNYDFQIGIANILRDGSDVTIVSTGLLTQEALKAAEELAKENISVRVVNCGTIKPLDGETILKAAQETKFIITAEEHSVIGGLGSAVSEFLSETHPTLVKKLGVYDKFGQSGKGAEMLEKYELTAAKLISMVKENLK
- a CDS encoding DUF695 domain-containing protein; this encodes MKQNFNEIKQNWNFYMCRVDDKPASIRLNLALSNIAPVEDYKHRISIFIKMKNSTEDGLSSNEEYPMLCDIEDEVIDRLESLEDIFAGTVKTQGRLELYVFTKNPEKSEELCKEAFKKFPDYQWKSYIDEDKEWDFYFNFLYPDVYSYQAIMNRTVIENLTNQGDNLEKEREIDHWLYFSSEENINIAIKKLEELGYKILSSKKLDDEKNYPYQLNISRMDNAIYSHVNQIVWELIEIAEPLNGYYDGWGCNITK
- the rimM gene encoding ribosome maturation factor RimM (Essential for efficient processing of 16S rRNA); the protein is MKLLIVGKVLGSHNLKGEVKVISDLDNIEVLVGNKVILELADSQQKLLTIKKIEHLVANKWIFSFEEIKNKQDTIEIRNANIKVRRDIVGIGEDEYLISDMIGFKVYDVKGDEHLGEITEIMDTAAHDIYVIESEEFETMIPDVDVFIKNIDFENRKMLVDTIEGMKESKVKK